GCATCTTGATTTCCTTTAAGGAGGCCATGAGACGCTTGTCGATTTCAGCTCCCTGGTCGCGACCGCGCGTCTTCAGCCTGCGCTTGAGTTCTTTTAATGAGGGCGGAAGTATAAAAATTGTAACTGATTCGGGAAATGCCTTCATGATCGCCCTGCCCCCCTGGACATCGACATCCAGGAGTACAACCTCGCCTCTGGCAAGAATCTTTTCCACCTGAGAACGCGGTGTGCCGTAGTAATGATCATACACTTTCGCCCACTCTACGAACCAGTCCTGCCCGATTTTTGTTTCAAATTCTTCCTGTCCCATAAAAAAATAGTCCCGGCCCTGGCGTTCACCCTTCGCTTTCGGGCGGGTGGTGGCCGAAACAGACATTTTGACTTTCCTGTGCTGTTTGAGAAGTTTCCGGCAGATTGAGGTCTTACCCGCCCCCGAAGGCGCGGAAACGACCACGATCATAGGCCCCTGTATGTTGCGATCTGTGGATGACATCTATTCGATATTCTGAACCTGTTCACGTACCTTTTCGATTTCTTCCTTGAGCAGGATAACATTATGGGAGATATCCGGGCTGATCGACTTGGACCCGATCGTGTTGACTTCGCGATAGAGTTCCTGCAATATGAAATTCATCTTCTTGCCGACCGATTCGTCCACATCGTAGCAGTTACGGAACATCTCCAGGTGACTTTTAATCCGCACACATTCTTCGGTAATATCACAGCGGTCAGCCACCAGCGCGGCCTCATTGGCGATCATCTCCTGCGAGACTGACATATCGCCCACCAGGTCTTTAAGCCTTTCCTCGAGCTTTTCTTTGTACAAACGGATGTTTTCGGTCGAGGATTTCTCGGCCTTGAGCAAAAAGTCCTCGATTTTGTCGATATGCCTGATCATATCATCGAGTAACCGTCCGCCCTCCTGGGCACGCATCTCCAGAAACTCTTCGACCGCCTTTTCAACCGCTTCGAGTATCATCTGTTTGGTCACTTCTTCTTCGTCATCCTTTTCAGCCGGTTTGATCAGGTCGGGAAAATTCACGAAATGACCGATTTCAAGCTCACCGGGCAACCTGAATTCATCTTTTAGAGTAGTTAATACCTTGTAATACATACGGGCGTTTTCGCGGTCGAGATCCAGACGGGCGGCGAACAGCTCGGGATCCTCCTCGACCGATATCGCCACCAGAATTTTGCCGCGTTTGACATGTTTCTGGACCAGCTCCTTGATTTCCGGATCGTAATGGCTGTACGACTTGGGAGTACGGATATTAATATCGCGATAACGGTTATTGAGGGAATTGATCTCGGTAATAACCTTGCGACCCTCTTTTTCGACCTCGGCACGACCGTAGCCTGTCATTGAACTGATCATAAAATTCCCCCGTAAAATCCCAAAGCATACGCCAAAACAGGGATTTTGTCAACTGCAACGTAAAAAGCAAACCAGAATTGCATTCAAAAAACAGGTCATCCGCTAAATTGCAAGAAAAAATATCCAAAATCTTTGCCACAAGCATAAAACCTGAATAATATATAGAAAACCTGTTTCGCAACAAGGAGAGTGCAGATGTTTTTATATCTCGTGCGCCATGGTTCCACCGTTCCCGATGAAATCGACCCGGATCGACCGCTTTCAGAACTGGGCAAAGCCGAAGCTCAAAAAACAGCCGAGATACTGGCACAGGAAAAGCAAGTGGGTCTCGACAGGATAATTCACAGCGGTAAAATCCGCGCCCGGCAGACCGCTGAAATCATAGCAGAAATGTTAGAACCCTCGCAGGGCATCATGGAAAGTGACGGCCTGTTCCCCAATGATCCTCCAGCAGTCTGGGGCAGGCGTATCCAGGATATCCGGGACAATGTGATGCTGGTCGGCCACCTTCCATTCATGCCTAATCTATCCTCACTGCTTCTGGCCAATTCAGGCGACGACAGTCATGTCGAATTCCAGCCGGCCACAGCGCTGGGGCTCAAACGGGAAAACAAACGCTGGAAAAAGCTCTGGCAAGTCATTCCCCGATAAGCAGATCCGACAAAAAAACCCGCCTTTTTTTAAGACGGGTTTTTAATTAGCTATAGCTTGGATCAGTTTTCACAAGCGCATGGTGCATCGCCCCCCGCGAACGCGTAATTGATCAGGTAAACAGCATCCGAGACATCACACATGCTGTCGCAGTTGACATCGCCGGTGCTCAATGGATCGGGCGGTTCACCTCCGGCAAAGGCGTAGTTGATGATAAACACCGCATCCGAGACATCCACGCCCATATCGTCGTTGACATCCCCGCACATATCCTCGCAGGCATCACCAATACCGTTGCCGTCCGAGTCGGCCTGATCCGAATTGGCTACTGTCGGGCAGTTATCGCAGACATCGCCGACATCATCGTTATCCTGGTCAGCCTGGTCGGCGTTGACGCTGTCCGGACAGTTGTCACAGGCATCGCCATAACCGTCGCTGTCGGTATCTTCCTGATCGTAGTTGGCCACCATCAGGCAGTTGTCGCACAGGTTACCGACATTGTCACTGTCGCCGTCGGCCTGGTCACTGTTGGACAGGTCGGGGCAGTTGTCGCAGACATCGCCGTAGCCGTCGCCGTCGGAGTCGGTCTGATCCGGATTGTAGGCGGTTTCGCAGTTATCCAGCGGACAGTCATTGTCGGAATGGCCTGAGTCGCCGAAACCATCGTCATCCTGGTCGTAACAAATCGAATCAGGAGACTCGATTGTGATCACGTAAATTCCGGTATCCAGCTTGGGCGGGTCGGAGGAATCCATCAACTGGACCTTGAACGTGAATGTCGACGCCCAGTTGGGTGTACCCACGATCTGTCCGACCGTATCGCCTATAAATATACAGCCGTAGGGGATCTGCGCCTGTGGCAGAAGGCTCCAGTTATAGGGTTGTTGACCACCGACACCCTCCAGCTCGTAGAAATAAGAGTAGCTGACGAGGCCATCCGGCGGTTCATTTCCGGCTATGTGGACTTCACCGTCACAGGCATCGCCGATACCATCACCATTCACATCAGCCTGGTCATCATTGGGGGTATTGGGGCAGTTATCACAAGCATCACCGAGACTGTCGGCATCGCTGTTGTCCTGTGAAATATTGTAAACATAATTGCAGTTGTCATTGACATTGAGGATTCCGTCGTCATCGATATCGGAATCGCAACCATCACCGATACCATCGCCGTCAGTGTCGTTCTGTTCCGGATCGTAATCATCCGGGCACATATCACAGACATTGCCGACACCGTCGGAATCATTGTCGGCCTGGTCCGGGTTGTAAATCACCGGGCAGTTGTCTTCATCGTTTAAATATCCGTCGTTATCGGCATCCTGGACCGGCATCACGTTGATGAATATATACTCTGAGCCGGGGCCACCCGGGTAATAGAGGTTGTCGACAATGTACCAGCCGTTTTTATAGCCACCCCAGCCGTAGTTGAGATGAATCTGGTTGTAGCTACCGGAATGACGCCAGCCGTCACAGACTATGGCATGGGTCGGAATCGTGTACGGCATCGGCCGTCCGGCTTCGACCTCGCTCTGGATCAGGTCAAACCAGCCCTGAGCGGTATAAGAACCGCGGTAGGCGTTGGCGATCGACTGATCATAGCGGAAATGATCAGTCCAGACATCCATATCCGGCCATGTACCGGAACCGTCCACGCCGAACATCATGTTGTGAGCCACGGCTACTTCGTAATTTAACTCCGCCAATGCGGCCCGTTCGGTGCTGTTACATCCCCCGCCACAGGTAGCCGGCATATTATCCCAGTCATAGGGATCGGAGAAATCGGCCGAGAGATACTCTCCCGGCGCGGAACCGTCACCGCTCCACCAGTACGTATGCGAGCCGACACCGGCCGGAGGCCACTGATGATACCACATGATCTGGGCCGCAGCAGTCGCCACACATCCAACCACAGTCCGCTGACCGCCGTCACCGATCGGGCAGTAATAATTGTAGGGATAGCCCTGATGCCAGTAATTGGTGTAGAGAAGCGGAATGCCCTCATCAAGTGTACCCTCGCTGTCTTTGCCGAGAGTCACCTGAAAAGTTTTCTGCTCCACGGCAAAACGGTCCCATCCGGCTCGATGAGATTCATTGCCCTCGATTTGCACCGCAGATTC
This DNA window, taken from Candidatus Zixiibacteriota bacterium, encodes the following:
- a CDS encoding guanylate kinase; amino-acid sequence: MSSTDRNIQGPMIVVVSAPSGAGKTSICRKLLKQHRKVKMSVSATTRPKAKGERQGRDYFFMGQEEFETKIGQDWFVEWAKVYDHYYGTPRSQVEKILARGEVVLLDVDVQGGRAIMKAFPESVTIFILPPSLKELKRRLKTRGRDQGAEIDKRLMASLKEIKMRTKYDYTVINSDLDRAVSQVESILEAESLRSERFEESERGQMFRRKNELPET
- a CDS encoding YicC family protein; the protein is MISSMTGYGRAEVEKEGRKVITEINSLNNRYRDINIRTPKSYSHYDPEIKELVQKHVKRGKILVAISVEEDPELFAARLDLDRENARMYYKVLTTLKDEFRLPGELEIGHFVNFPDLIKPAEKDDEEEVTKQMILEAVEKAVEEFLEMRAQEGGRLLDDMIRHIDKIEDFLLKAEKSSTENIRLYKEKLEERLKDLVGDMSVSQEMIANEAALVADRCDITEECVRIKSHLEMFRNCYDVDESVGKKMNFILQELYREVNTIGSKSISPDISHNVILLKEEIEKVREQVQNIE
- the sixA gene encoding phosphohistidine phosphatase SixA, giving the protein MFLYLVRHGSTVPDEIDPDRPLSELGKAEAQKTAEILAQEKQVGLDRIIHSGKIRARQTAEIIAEMLEPSQGIMESDGLFPNDPPAVWGRRIQDIRDNVMLVGHLPFMPNLSSLLLANSGDDSHVEFQPATALGLKRENKRWKKLWQVIPR